One Nocardia huaxiensis genomic window, GCCCTCGTGCCCGCGCATGTACAGCACCACGCCGCGGCCTTCCTTGGCCACCATCTCCAGGGCCGCGTCCAGCTGCGGGCCGCAGTCGCAGCGCAGCGAACCGAACACGTCGCCGGTGAGGCATTCGGAGTGCACGCGCACCAGCACGTCCTCGCCCTTGCCGTTCACGCCGGGGATATCGCCCAGCACCAGCGCCACATGCTCGGAGTCGTCGTAGGCGCTGCGGTAGCCCAGCGCGCGGAACTCGCCGTGCGCGGTGGGGATGCGCGCCTCGGCGACCCGCTCCACATGCTTCTCGTTCTTGCGCCGCCAGGCGATCATGTCGGCGATGGAGATGAGCGCCAGATCGTGTTCGTCGGCGAAGATGCGCAGCTCCTCGGTGCGCGCCATATCGCCTTCGTTCTTCTGGCTGACGATCTCGCAGATCACGCCGGCCGGGCTCAGGCCCGCCATGCGCGCCAGGTCCACGGCGGCCTCGGTGTGACCGGGGCGGCGCAGCACACCACCGTCCTTGGCGCGCAAGGGAACCACGTGACCCGGGCGGGTCAGGTCCTCGGCCTTGGCGGTGCGGTCGGCGAGCACACGCATGGTGGTGGCGCGATCCGCGGCCGAGATACCGGTGGTGATGCCCTCGCGCGCGTCCACGGCCACGGTGTACGCGGTGCCGTGCTTGTCCTGATTGACGGCATACATGGGCGGCAGGCCCAACCGGTCGCAGTCGTCGCCGGTGAGCGGCACACAGATGTAACCGGAGGTGTAGCGGATCATGAAGGCCACGAGTTCGGGGGTCGCCTTCTCCGCCGCGAAGATGAGGTCGCCCTCGTTCTCACGGCCCTCGTCGTCGACGACGACAACCGCCTTACCGGCGGCGATGTCGGCGACTGCGCGCTCGATGGTGTCGAACCTGGTCACGTCTGTTGTGCTCCATCTCGAATTAGGTGCCTACCTACAGTAAGGCAGCGGCTGTGTCCGATTTGCGACGCCTCCGGCGTCAGCCGCGCTGGACGAGCCGTTCGACGTACTTGGCGATGACATCCGCCTCGAGGTTCACGACCGTCCCGACCGGCGCGGTGCCCAGCGTGGTGAGCGCGCGCGTGGTCGGAATCAGCGAGACCTCGAACCAGTCCTTGCTGCCGTCGGCGGCCGCCTCGTCGGCCACGCCCACGGCGGAGACGGTCAGCGAGATGCCGTCGACAGTGATCGAGCCCTTTTCGATGACATAGCGAGCCAGCTTGTCGGGCAACGAGATTCGCACCACCTCCCAGTTCTCGTAGGGGGTGCGGGAGACGATGGCGCCGGTGCCGTCGACGTGCCCCTGCACGATGTGCCCGCCGAGGCGGCTGTTGACGGCCGCGGCGCGTTCCAGGTTCACGCGGGAGCCGACGCCGAGCGCGCCGATGCTGGAACGGTTGAGGGTCTCGCCCATGACATCCACGGTGAAGGTGTCGCCGTCGACCTGCTCGTCGACGACGGTCAGGCAGACGCCGTTGACCGCGATCGAATCACCGTGCCCGGCATCGGAGGTCACCTTGGGGCCGCGAATCGTGAGCCGGGCCGCGTCGTCGAGCTGTTCGGTGCCGACGATCTCGCCCAGCTCCTCCACGATGCCTGTGAACATGCCCTGCCTCTCCCTCTCCGATCGGGCCGCGTGCCGGGCCCTCCGCTTGCGCCAACAGCCGCGGCGGCCGGGAGATTCCCCCGGCACGGCGGCTACTGCCACCAGCCTAACGACGCCGGGTCGTAGGCGACATGCGGCCTTGTTCTCTGGAGAGTTCGATACCGGTCATCGGCCGGACATGTCGATAGCCGACCATGCATACGCAACATTGTCCGAATTAGACGGAATTGCCAATTGAAATGACCGAATTTCCCGACTTCCTGAATTGCCGGGCCTGCCGGAAACGCACCGTAGTACCCACATCGCGACTCGCTTACACCAAAATCTTGCGGAATGACGAAAATGGTCGCAAGATTGTTATGCAGCTGATTCCTACAGTTCAACTTCTCGGCAAGCAGTTCAGTGCAGAACCGTCTTCACGCACCGCGGGCGCACCCGCCCCGGGCGTGCATCGCAGCAAGTCAAACCGAAGGAAGGTTGGACCCCGCGCGGGTCGGATCCAGTTGGATATCAACACATTTGGGAGTGCAGCGTGACCACGCTTCTCGATTCGACACTCGAAGTTCGCTGCGTCCAGTATCGACGCGAATTTCACCTGCCGGCATCGATCGACCCGACGTCACGACACATCCTGCTCGAGATCGGCAGCCGTTACGGCGCCATCACCATGCCGGCCGAACTAGGCGAACGCGTCCAGCAGCGACTCGCGCAAGCCGAACTCGCCGGACCGGTCGTTCATCATCCCCGTGCGCGGCGCTGGACCTTCATCACCGGGCCCGCCCGAGCCGAAGGATTGAGCAAAGCCGAATCCGCCGCGCTGTTCCGGCTCTATGCGACGGTCGCGTGCACGGGCGCACAGGTCGTGCTGCCCTCCGCCGACGACGAGCGGACGGGCTACCGCACCTGGATCCAGCCGCCGGAATCCGTGAGCGCGGTGCCGCCGCTGGAGTCCGTCGTCGAGGCACTGCTACTCCGCTGAGACCGAACACTCAATCCACGACCGAGGTCGGCTCGCGGACTTCATGATTCAGCGCAGCAGCTCCGCGATGTCGGCCGCGGCGGTCAGCAACACCAGCACCGGAACGACTTTCGGCGCCGGGATCCGGTAGGCGCCGCGGCCATGCTGTTCGACGATCTTGGCCGCGGTGAGCGCGCGGATGTGGTGGTAGAGCTGGCCGGTGGAACCCAGACCCACACCGTCGGCCAGCTCGGTGCCGGTGCGCGGGCCGTCGAGCAGCATCCGCACCAGCGCCTGCCGCACCGGATGCCCCAGCGCGGCAAGCACTTCCACCCGCGCCTCGGCGGGCAGGCCCAGCACCGCCGCCGCGCTGTAGCGAATGTTCCAGGTGATCTCGCCGCCGAAATCGACCTCGCCGCCGTAGTGGACGAACCCGCGCGCGGGATCCTCGGGAGCGCGAGCACCCTCGAGCGCCTCGATGCGCGCTTCGAGTTCGGCGAGCTTG contains:
- a CDS encoding ArsR/SmtB family transcription factor → MTDVQAKLAELEARIEALEGARAPEDPARGFVHYGGEVDFGGEITWNIRYSAAAVLGLPAEARVEVLAALGHPVRQALVRMLLDGPRTGTELADGVGLGSTGQLYHHIRALTAAKIVEQHGRGAYRIPAPKVVPVLVLLTAAADIAELLR
- a CDS encoding riboflavin synthase, which encodes MFTGIVEELGEIVGTEQLDDAARLTIRGPKVTSDAGHGDSIAVNGVCLTVVDEQVDGDTFTVDVMGETLNRSSIGALGVGSRVNLERAAAVNSRLGGHIVQGHVDGTGAIVSRTPYENWEVVRISLPDKLARYVIEKGSITVDGISLTVSAVGVADEAAADGSKDWFEVSLIPTTRALTTLGTAPVGTVVNLEADVIAKYVERLVQRG
- a CDS encoding bifunctional 3,4-dihydroxy-2-butanone-4-phosphate synthase/GTP cyclohydrolase II, coding for MTRFDTIERAVADIAAGKAVVVVDDEGRENEGDLIFAAEKATPELVAFMIRYTSGYICVPLTGDDCDRLGLPPMYAVNQDKHGTAYTVAVDAREGITTGISAADRATTMRVLADRTAKAEDLTRPGHVVPLRAKDGGVLRRPGHTEAAVDLARMAGLSPAGVICEIVSQKNEGDMARTEELRIFADEHDLALISIADMIAWRRKNEKHVERVAEARIPTAHGEFRALGYRSAYDDSEHVALVLGDIPGVNGKGEDVLVRVHSECLTGDVFGSLRCDCGPQLDAALEMVAKEGRGVVLYMRGHEGRGIGLMHKLQAYQIQDERKLDTVDANLEQGLPADARDYGTGAQILVDLGISSMRLLTNNPDKRAGLEGYGLSITDRVAMPLRANSHNLHYLRTKRDRMGHDLVGLDDLDLGETAN